The proteins below are encoded in one region of Cyanobacterium stanieri LEGE 03274:
- the menD gene encoding 2-succinyl-5-enolpyruvyl-6-hydroxy-3-cyclohexene-1-carboxylic-acid synthase, producing the protein MGLDFRNINTVWSSLIVDTFAKLGLENAIICPGSRSTPLTIAFAQHPTIKTIPILDERSGSFFALGMAKSSHKPVVLVCTSGTAGANFFPAIIEAKYSHIPLIILTGDRPPELRECHAGQTINQVNLYGNYPQWQTELSLPSTDLERLFYLRQNIIHGWEKSIYPTGGIVHFNIPFREPLAPTKQLNYTQQEIENINHILAESTFKMSPLKINYDGNYQEIISQWQQYQKGIIIAGVDCPDNPSLYTSAIALLAQQLKFPILAEALSPIRNHYPSHSNLICTYDTILRNQENREKLKPEIIILIGEYPTSKELRKWLTENKTLTYIITPTLDNLDALHSHTQHLRINIINLVKNIQEKPTHKDTKKNEIYLKQWLNINEKIQNKIDHIMDNHQELFEGKISWLLSKNLPPHIPIFIANSMSVRYAEYFWQPNQNPREIYFSRGANGIDGTLSTALGIAQEKHQAVLLTGDLALLHDTNGFLINQHLSGSLTIILVNNHGGGIFEMLPIAEFNNIFEEYFATPQNIDFKHLTQTYNVKYKLIENWQELINNIKNLSSQGITLLEIKTNRKYDSWWLKNQLPNLSKS; encoded by the coding sequence TTTCGTAATATAAATACTGTTTGGAGTTCTTTAATTGTTGATACTTTTGCTAAATTAGGATTAGAAAATGCTATCATCTGTCCTGGTTCTCGTTCTACTCCTTTAACCATTGCCTTTGCTCAACATCCTACCATAAAAACAATTCCTATTTTAGATGAACGTTCAGGGAGTTTTTTTGCCCTTGGTATGGCGAAAAGTAGTCATAAACCAGTAGTTTTGGTTTGTACATCAGGCACTGCAGGAGCAAATTTTTTTCCTGCCATTATTGAAGCTAAATATAGTCATATTCCTTTAATTATTTTAACAGGCGATCGCCCCCCAGAACTAAGAGAATGTCATGCAGGGCAAACCATAAACCAAGTCAATTTATATGGTAATTATCCCCAATGGCAAACAGAATTATCATTACCATCCACCGATTTAGAAAGACTTTTTTATCTCCGACAAAACATAATTCATGGATGGGAAAAAAGTATCTATCCCACAGGGGGTATAGTTCATTTTAATATTCCTTTTCGTGAACCTTTAGCACCCACCAAACAACTTAATTATACTCAACAAGAAATTGAAAATATCAATCATATATTAGCTGAATCTACCTTTAAAATGTCCCCTTTGAAAATTAATTATGATGGTAATTATCAAGAAATTATTTCCCAATGGCAACAATATCAAAAAGGCATTATCATAGCGGGGGTAGATTGTCCCGATAATCCTTCATTGTACACCAGTGCGATCGCCCTTTTAGCCCAACAATTAAAATTTCCCATCTTAGCAGAAGCCCTCTCCCCCATTAGAAACCATTACCCCTCCCACAGTAACTTAATTTGTACCTACGACACCATCTTAAGAAATCAAGAAAATAGAGAAAAATTAAAACCAGAAATAATTATCTTAATAGGGGAATATCCTACCAGTAAAGAATTAAGAAAATGGCTTACCGAAAATAAAACATTAACTTACATAATTACCCCCACCCTAGATAATTTAGACGCCCTTCATAGCCACACCCAACACCTAAGAATTAACATAATAAATCTAGTAAAAAATATTCAAGAAAAACCCACCCATAAAGATACTAAAAAAAATGAAATATATCTTAAGCAATGGTTAAATATTAACGAAAAAATACAAAATAAAATTGACCATATAATGGATAACCATCAAGAATTATTTGAAGGAAAAATATCATGGTTACTATCCAAAAATCTTCCTCCCCATATACCCATCTTTATCGCTAATAGTATGTCCGTCAGATATGCCGAATACTTTTGGCAACCAAACCAAAACCCAAGGGAAATCTACTTCAGTCGTGGTGCCAACGGTATAGATGGCACTTTATCCACCGCCCTAGGCATCGCCCAAGAAAAACATCAAGCCGTATTATTAACAGGTGATTTAGCACTACTGCACGATACCAACGGATTTTTGATAAATCAACACCTATCAGGAAGTTTAACCATTATCTTAGTTAACAACCATGGCGGTGGTATCTTTGAAATGCTGCCCATAGCCGAATTTAACAACATCTTTGAAGAATACTTTGCCACTCCCCAAAACATAGATTTTAAACATTTAACACAAACCTATAATGTAAAATATAAACTCATCGAAAACTGGCAAGAATTAATTAACAATATCAAAAATTTATCATCCCAAGGCATCACTCTCCTAGAAATCAAAACTAACCGTAAATATGATTCATGGTGGTTAAAAAATCAATTACCTAACCTAAGTAAAAGTTAA